One window from the genome of bacterium encodes:
- a CDS encoding proline--tRNA ligase, whose translation MLFSKSLVPTLREDPRQAENVSHKLLLRAGFIRPLGSGLYNVLPLGMRVIQKIITIIREEMNRIGGQEMHLSALSPRSIWEQSGRWDTFGDDMFRLRDRKKQDMALCPTHEEIMALIASKELRSYKELPQLWYQFQTKFRDEPRPRGGVLRTRQFTMKDSYSFDVDFEGLHRSYKLNEEAYSRSFRRMGHNFFMVHASGGLMGSGESAEFMVEAESGEDIAIVCPGCDYRANSEVAEAVARPSDELASKREKVHTPNLKSVEEVSAFLGVSPSQLVKSLLYVRMGKPLLVLVRGDYSLSEEKLKRTFGRELEPASDEEARRYMGASLGFLGPQGIDIEIYADKSLEAHDTYAAGANEDDHHILGINLSKDATIREYLDLRAVRKGDLCIKCGCEIEEKKTIELGHIFKLGTKYSESMGAKVLDEEGKERPVVMGSYGIGIERSMAALVDQYYKEERMSWPIEVAPYEVEVVSLGENERSANLHDAIAAKGLEVALDDRDIAPGAKFADADLIGIPFRVVVGPRGLKEGNVDIKIVKTNELIAVRVEDAASKVTELVAKEKLDGIAS comes from the coding sequence ATGTTGTTCTCAAAATCCCTTGTGCCGACGCTCAGGGAAGACCCTCGCCAGGCAGAAAACGTAAGTCACAAGCTCCTGCTCAGAGCCGGCTTCATAAGACCTTTAGGTTCAGGGCTTTATAACGTTCTACCGCTGGGCATGAGGGTAATTCAAAAGATTATTACGATAATCCGGGAGGAGATGAACCGCATTGGAGGCCAGGAGATGCACCTTTCGGCATTATCTCCCAGGTCTATATGGGAACAATCGGGCCGCTGGGATACTTTCGGGGACGATATGTTCCGTTTGCGTGATCGTAAAAAGCAGGATATGGCTCTCTGCCCAACGCACGAGGAGATTATGGCGCTCATAGCCTCTAAGGAGCTTCGTTCATACAAGGAACTTCCCCAGCTTTGGTACCAATTTCAAACGAAGTTCCGGGACGAGCCTCGTCCGCGAGGGGGCGTGTTGAGGACTCGACAGTTTACCATGAAGGACTCATACAGCTTCGATGTTGATTTTGAAGGTCTTCACCGCTCATACAAGTTGAACGAGGAGGCTTATTCGCGCTCGTTCAGGAGGATGGGTCATAATTTCTTCATGGTTCATGCCTCTGGCGGGCTGATGGGCTCTGGAGAATCGGCGGAGTTCATGGTGGAGGCGGAGTCGGGAGAGGATATTGCCATTGTATGTCCGGGCTGCGACTACAGGGCCAATTCGGAAGTCGCAGAGGCTGTGGCCAGACCATCAGATGAACTGGCTTCTAAAAGGGAAAAGGTTCACACCCCCAACCTCAAGAGCGTTGAAGAGGTTTCTGCCTTTCTCGGCGTCAGCCCTTCCCAGCTTGTGAAGAGCCTGCTTTATGTCAGAATGGGCAAGCCCCTCCTGGTGCTTGTACGCGGCGATTATTCTTTGAGCGAGGAAAAGCTCAAGAGAACCTTCGGAAGAGAACTCGAGCCCGCTTCGGACGAGGAAGCCAGACGCTACATGGGCGCTTCTTTAGGTTTTCTCGGGCCTCAGGGCATCGATATCGAGATATACGCCGATAAGAGTCTTGAAGCGCATGATACTTACGCGGCAGGAGCAAACGAGGATGACCATCACATACTCGGCATAAACCTTTCCAAAGATGCAACTATCAGGGAATACCTTGACCTCAGGGCTGTAAGGAAGGGCGATCTTTGCATTAAATGCGGTTGCGAGATTGAAGAAAAGAAGACAATTGAACTCGGACATATATTCAAGCTCGGAACGAAATACTCGGAGTCTATGGGAGCAAAGGTTCTGGACGAGGAGGGAAAGGAAAGACCTGTAGTGATGGGCTCATACGGAATAGGAATTGAGCGCTCAATGGCTGCCCTGGTCGACCAGTATTACAAAGAGGAACGCATGTCCTGGCCCATAGAGGTGGCGCCGTACGAGGTCGAGGTTGTGTCGCTAGGAGAGAACGAGCGTTCGGCGAATCTTCACGACGCCATCGCCGCTAAAGGCCTGGAAGTCGCTCTCGACGACCGCGACATCGCACCAGGAGCCAAGTTCGCCGACGCCGACCTTATCGGAATACCTTTCAGGGTCGTTGTCGGGCCCAGAGGGCTAAAGGAAGGCAACGTGGATATAAAAATAGTAAAAACAAACGAGCTTATTGCAGTCAGGGTCGAGGATGCGGCTTCGAAGGTTACAGAGCTCGTGGCTAAGGAGAAGCTTGATGGCATTGCCTCCTGA
- a CDS encoding O-antigen ligase family protein, which yields MIKAIAGRVNRVSREPLWVALALVGTLALSLTLGCLLSGIKGLIVALLPVGLLVVLLCLYNPYPFWLAYFFLIPFSYILADYLPMESFVRFAGLFLTALSIPSILASKRSGSFVITPLGASLILFLTGCVLSLLAFYDLENSFMGVGLFFGNVLSYWVFINILGGEKRVKTVVNIFVVNLVIQCVIALAQKLTGVAVLRATGTLTDPNYFGFWLLPFLCFSFYYGVAAKNKWLKFLYFGAYAVMTLTLPLTYSRSMLIVLLPTQFILYWRQRKLLLFFAVSIVVVFLLYLGFKDFFSGGLTLYSFLRGARAASVDWRGYFALISLKIFWDHPLVGIGADCFRWVFAYYSTTSAENYNQVIHNTYLEILSGTGLAGFVPFLGALFFSFRNFWRSRKHYEEKNDRSRMLEMEGLFVGFASSLMAHFFLSTQHNITLFLFIAFSTIVVNYSINTDNNSVIKRISANGVITSRTRKRKVRSSKKPTQH from the coding sequence GTGATTAAAGCGATAGCTGGAAGAGTCAATCGCGTTTCGAGGGAACCCTTGTGGGTCGCTTTAGCTTTGGTGGGCACTTTAGCGCTCAGCCTTACTCTAGGTTGCTTGTTATCGGGTATTAAAGGCTTAATCGTAGCGCTCTTACCTGTTGGCCTTCTTGTCGTTCTGCTTTGCTTGTATAATCCGTATCCTTTCTGGCTTGCTTATTTCTTCTTGATACCATTTTCGTATATTCTTGCTGACTATTTGCCTATGGAAAGTTTTGTTAGATTCGCAGGGTTGTTTCTGACTGCATTATCCATACCCTCTATCCTTGCATCCAAACGTTCAGGCAGTTTTGTCATTACTCCTCTTGGCGCATCCCTTATCTTGTTTTTGACAGGGTGCGTTCTCTCCCTTCTGGCTTTCTATGATCTGGAAAATTCATTTATGGGCGTGGGTCTTTTCTTCGGGAATGTTTTGTCCTACTGGGTATTCATAAACATCTTGGGTGGCGAAAAACGGGTTAAAACGGTGGTCAACATATTTGTTGTAAATCTTGTCATCCAATGCGTAATAGCCCTTGCTCAAAAACTCACAGGGGTAGCGGTATTGAGAGCGACAGGAACTCTAACAGATCCCAACTACTTCGGGTTCTGGCTGCTTCCCTTTCTTTGCTTCTCCTTCTACTATGGAGTAGCCGCAAAGAATAAGTGGCTTAAATTCTTATACTTCGGCGCATATGCTGTAATGACGCTAACCCTCCCCTTAACCTATTCCAGAAGCATGCTTATCGTACTCTTGCCGACTCAGTTCATCCTCTACTGGAGACAAAGAAAGCTTCTCCTGTTCTTTGCAGTGTCGATTGTCGTTGTATTTCTTCTCTATCTGGGATTCAAGGACTTCTTCTCAGGAGGCTTAACACTATACAGTTTTTTGAGAGGAGCCAGGGCTGCCTCTGTAGACTGGCGGGGCTATTTTGCTTTAATTTCTCTCAAAATCTTCTGGGACCACCCTCTTGTTGGCATTGGAGCGGATTGTTTCCGATGGGTTTTTGCTTACTACTCGACTACAAGTGCGGAAAATTATAACCAGGTTATACACAATACATATTTAGAGATTCTTTCCGGTACAGGGCTTGCCGGTTTCGTTCCGTTCCTCGGGGCGCTTTTCTTCTCCTTTAGAAATTTCTGGCGTTCGCGTAAACACTATGAAGAGAAGAATGACCGCAGCCGTATGTTAGAGATGGAGGGGTTGTTTGTTGGGTTTGCAAGCTCGCTCATGGCTCATTTTTTCCTCTCGACTCAGCATAATATAACCCTTTTTCTCTTTATTGCCTTTTCAACGATAGTTGTAAACTACTCTATCAATACCGATAACAATTCGGTAATTAAAAGGATTTCGGCGAACGGCGTAATCACATCAAGAACCAGGAAGAGAAAAGTACGTTCTTCTAAGAAACCAACACAACACTAA
- a CDS encoding ferredoxin: protein MKVKIDSEACIGCGVCADICPQVFEMKDDKAAIVAGADCGDAGCCEEASESCPTQAISIE from the coding sequence ATGAAGGTGAAAATTGACTCTGAAGCCTGCATCGGTTGCGGAGTATGCGCAGACATATGCCCGCAAGTTTTCGAGATGAAGGACGATAAAGCCGCCATAGTTGCAGGCGCAGACTGCGGAGACGCAGGGTGCTGCGAAGAAGCGTCTGAATCCTGCCCCACACAGGCCATATCGATAGAATAA
- a CDS encoding diguanylate cyclase — translation MSKSFEDFRSEANKVLKPLGAELSGVLFNFSEEVFVSAAHGTDMDSLAEVLGKAREKMVDGKLLLGLDGSGGRLIAAVSFKKDASVAPKDISGLLSFLVRNILLEEERDRDGLTGFLKKEAFRNRMLEIALAVKNSPTDTSRERKGKSPSLSFFHLDLDHFKEINDTLGHRFGDEVLRSFARKVRVFFSQTGQAEVLMSRLGGEEFGVLVPYHSAADALTLGEKLCEFIRTSKIPTPEEIERYRSANPEFKTGLLPKVTASIGVATADSAVILRVPPEALAGELDQLYERADVATYVAKKLGRDRIIAFERILAEGGTVLDYDERTGITTIDLGSDAGVDVGDVFRVYDNRKFTGREPIIQPGSQNKVIGYFPRVVLGELEIILCQPQVSFALRRSADFFIPSQGFLLEWVTPSERGKRTLADRRSRDRRRDRFISPRSLFESKLRESQASEKFTLVLFYLDNLSIIREQRGSSAVKELYKDMAAELERLTVPGDVVSSISSEFLGFLPSSLEAKGVADKIGEMKSAFSAREKVTFSAVVYDASKDKLDRTRSLDIAKKGAEIARFKGVDQVLFIDPQALLTKLFFYHEHGESDKVVQEFQELSSLGLSDDKALLCYAESLSYLGRREEAFDAARDYLEKNPKNLEALEVTASTAFELGRFGEAARAYETLSESKKSALSPWQWRDFAIALLYLGEPDKALKNLERALEGDPTDASAIYHKGEVLFAQGQKDKARQEFMRAFELGYRELSPQAAKLLGEG, via the coding sequence GTGAGCAAATCCTTTGAAGATTTCAGAAGCGAGGCGAATAAGGTTCTCAAGCCTCTCGGTGCGGAGCTGTCCGGCGTGCTCTTTAATTTCAGCGAGGAGGTTTTCGTGTCGGCCGCACACGGCACAGATATGGATTCGCTAGCAGAGGTTCTGGGCAAGGCAAGGGAAAAGATGGTTGACGGAAAACTGCTTCTAGGGCTTGACGGCTCCGGAGGCAGGCTTATCGCCGCTGTCTCATTCAAGAAAGACGCTTCAGTAGCTCCTAAGGATATTTCAGGCCTGCTTAGCTTCCTCGTTCGCAACATATTACTGGAAGAAGAAAGGGACCGCGACGGCCTTACGGGTTTTCTCAAGAAAGAAGCTTTCAGAAACAGGATGCTAGAGATTGCGCTTGCCGTAAAGAATTCGCCAACGGATACATCCCGGGAAAGGAAGGGAAAAAGCCCTTCGCTGTCCTTCTTCCATCTCGATCTCGATCATTTCAAGGAGATAAACGATACGCTGGGTCACCGCTTCGGAGACGAAGTGCTGCGCTCCTTCGCGCGCAAGGTTCGAGTCTTCTTCTCACAGACCGGACAGGCCGAGGTTCTAATGTCAAGACTCGGCGGAGAGGAGTTCGGGGTCCTTGTGCCTTATCATTCGGCTGCCGATGCCTTGACGCTGGGTGAGAAGCTTTGCGAGTTCATACGAACCTCGAAGATACCGACGCCTGAGGAGATAGAGCGTTATAGGAGCGCGAATCCTGAATTCAAGACCGGCTTGTTGCCCAAGGTGACTGCAAGCATCGGCGTTGCCACGGCAGACAGCGCCGTCATACTGCGAGTTCCGCCGGAGGCGCTCGCGGGCGAACTCGATCAGTTGTACGAGAGAGCGGATGTCGCCACATACGTCGCAAAGAAGCTCGGAAGGGACAGAATTATTGCCTTTGAACGCATACTTGCCGAAGGCGGAACGGTGCTGGACTACGATGAACGAACAGGCATCACGACAATCGACCTCGGAAGCGATGCCGGAGTGGACGTAGGAGACGTGTTCAGGGTCTACGACAACCGCAAGTTCACCGGCCGCGAACCGATAATCCAGCCGGGCTCGCAGAACAAGGTCATCGGCTATTTCCCGCGGGTCGTTCTGGGCGAATTGGAAATAATTCTATGCCAGCCGCAGGTCTCATTCGCCCTGCGCCGCAGCGCCGATTTCTTCATCCCTTCCCAGGGATTTCTTCTCGAATGGGTGACGCCCTCTGAACGCGGCAAGAGGACGCTTGCCGACAGGCGTTCGAGGGACCGCAGGAGGGACAGATTCATATCCCCCCGTTCGCTGTTCGAATCCAAGCTGCGTGAAAGCCAGGCCAGCGAAAAATTCACACTCGTGCTTTTCTACCTGGATAATCTATCCATAATACGCGAGCAAAGGGGGTCCTCGGCGGTAAAGGAGCTCTACAAGGACATGGCGGCTGAGCTTGAGCGCCTTACAGTTCCCGGAGACGTGGTGAGTTCTATTTCGAGCGAGTTTCTGGGTTTTCTGCCCTCATCCCTTGAGGCAAAGGGTGTGGCTGACAAGATAGGGGAGATGAAATCCGCCTTTTCCGCAAGGGAGAAAGTCACATTCAGCGCTGTCGTATACGACGCATCGAAGGATAAGCTTGACAGGACGCGCTCGCTCGATATTGCAAAAAAAGGAGCAGAAATAGCGCGTTTCAAGGGCGTCGATCAGGTTCTCTTCATAGATCCGCAGGCGCTTCTGACCAAGCTCTTCTTCTATCACGAGCACGGCGAATCCGACAAGGTTGTTCAGGAATTCCAGGAGCTTTCATCCCTGGGTTTGTCGGACGATAAAGCCTTGCTGTGTTACGCCGAGTCCCTGAGCTATCTGGGTCGCAGGGAAGAAGCCTTCGACGCGGCGAGGGATTACTTGGAAAAGAATCCGAAAAACCTCGAGGCGCTCGAGGTTACGGCGTCGACGGCTTTTGAACTGGGCCGATTCGGCGAAGCGGCAAGGGCATATGAAACCTTGAGCGAAAGCAAAAAGTCCGCGCTTTCACCTTGGCAGTGGCGCGATTTCGCAATCGCTCTTCTTTATCTTGGCGAGCCGGATAAGGCGTTAAAAAATCTTGAACGCGCGCTCGAGGGCGATCCTACCGACGCATCCGCAATATATCACAAAGGCGAGGTGCTTTTCGCGCAAGGCCAGAAGGATAAAGCGCGTCAGGAGTTTATGAGGGCGTTTGAGCTCGGCTACCGCGAGCTGAGTCCTCAGGCGGCAAAGCTTCTGGGCGAGGGCTAG
- a CDS encoding YjbQ family protein, which yields MGVYSGSIRLRTEGFSDIHDITSDLTRILEESDLRQGILVVALRGSTGGITTIEFEPGVLKDFSELLDRLAPQSKPYHHDSAWGDGNGYAHLRSSLIGTSFTVPFQEGKLLLGTWQQVVFIDFDNRPRERTLNVQLVGEG from the coding sequence TTGGGCGTCTATTCCGGCAGCATCCGCCTTAGGACAGAAGGATTCTCGGATATTCACGATATAACCTCCGATTTGACTCGAATCCTTGAGGAAAGCGACTTAAGACAAGGAATTCTTGTGGTAGCACTCAGGGGCTCCACGGGCGGGATTACGACCATCGAGTTCGAGCCCGGTGTTCTCAAGGATTTCTCGGAGCTTCTGGATAGACTTGCGCCGCAGTCAAAGCCGTACCATCACGATTCGGCATGGGGCGACGGAAACGGGTACGCGCATCTTCGTTCGTCACTTATCGGAACGTCTTTTACGGTTCCGTTCCAGGAAGGCAAGCTGCTTCTGGGAACATGGCAGCAAGTTGTATTCATTGATTTCGACAACAGGCCAAGAGAACGTACGCTCAACGTCCAGCTTGTGGGTGAGGGCTAG
- a CDS encoding tetratricopeptide repeat protein → MNLKAIELYAKAIESLYSRKNPDDDDLLFEILLERERLYGLEGRRKEQAEDLKELSRLAKGVDSRVIKVLVREASYHYALGSYPVSLERAQAAEELSEKNRLPVDETVSIKLLVARAMQALGDLDEVLLKLRSTLAIASQSGNKLVEASVQSGFGDFYQSRGDFKLALKHIEEARKLYREASDYQSEQRLSGQMGIVYKYMGQFELARNSFKESLEGAIRTGDKKRETTTLGNLAIVSKNMGLYDEALSYIEQALATAREIRDRHSESTLLDTLGNIERALGRYEEAIQHLTTSINLSEETGERPLVAKHYSNLASVYSELGEYAKAIELEEHSIEISTEVGGLKSEALSMIKLGALYDIEGEHERAGELLERALQIFEETDARTLYMDALLDIAEHHILTGDCKKGRDFIEKARSHAAAYGLEGFDAEISRLCSEIELKTGNLEEALSIIDEAVRDKGGGGKLNFLHFSILERMGEKARAREIIDRLYSEVSSRAEGILDPAARKGFLENVAFNREIIKAWRRFR, encoded by the coding sequence TTGAATCTCAAGGCAATTGAACTGTACGCTAAAGCCATAGAAAGCCTTTATTCCAGGAAGAACCCGGACGATGACGATCTTCTATTCGAGATATTGCTTGAGCGCGAAAGGCTTTACGGACTTGAAGGAAGAAGAAAGGAGCAGGCAGAAGACCTGAAGGAGCTTTCAAGGCTCGCTAAAGGTGTCGATTCAAGAGTCATCAAGGTTCTTGTGAGGGAGGCTTCATATCACTACGCGCTTGGCAGCTATCCCGTGTCCCTCGAACGCGCCCAGGCTGCCGAGGAGCTTTCTGAAAAGAACAGACTGCCAGTGGATGAAACCGTGAGCATTAAGCTTCTGGTTGCCAGGGCAATGCAGGCTCTCGGCGATTTGGATGAGGTGCTTCTCAAACTGAGAAGCACTTTAGCCATTGCGAGCCAGTCCGGCAACAAGCTGGTTGAGGCGTCCGTCCAGAGCGGGTTCGGCGATTTTTATCAGAGCCGGGGCGATTTCAAGCTGGCCTTGAAGCATATCGAGGAAGCAAGGAAACTTTACCGCGAAGCCTCGGACTATCAATCTGAACAGCGTCTTTCCGGTCAGATGGGAATCGTTTACAAATACATGGGGCAGTTCGAGCTTGCAAGGAATTCCTTCAAAGAGTCGCTTGAAGGCGCTATAAGAACCGGGGATAAAAAAAGGGAGACGACCACGCTCGGAAATCTCGCCATCGTTTCAAAGAACATGGGGCTCTACGATGAGGCATTGTCTTATATCGAGCAGGCGCTTGCGACCGCGCGCGAGATCCGAGACAGACACAGCGAAAGCACCCTTCTGGACACCCTCGGCAACATAGAGCGGGCGCTTGGTCGTTACGAAGAAGCCATCCAGCACCTGACAACGTCCATCAACCTTTCGGAAGAAACAGGCGAACGTCCGCTTGTCGCAAAGCACTACTCAAATCTCGCGAGCGTGTATTCAGAACTTGGCGAATACGCGAAAGCCATCGAGCTCGAAGAGCATTCCATCGAGATATCAACAGAGGTCGGAGGCTTGAAAAGCGAAGCGTTATCAATGATAAAACTGGGGGCTTTGTACGATATCGAAGGTGAGCACGAGAGGGCCGGCGAGCTTCTCGAAAGAGCCCTTCAAATCTTTGAAGAGACCGATGCGCGAACGCTTTATATGGACGCACTCCTTGACATCGCTGAACATCATATTCTGACCGGAGACTGCAAAAAAGGCAGGGATTTCATAGAAAAAGCCCGAAGCCATGCCGCGGCGTACGGTCTTGAGGGGTTCGACGCAGAGATATCAAGGCTCTGCTCGGAGATTGAGCTTAAAACGGGGAATCTCGAAGAGGCGCTTTCAATTATCGACGAAGCAGTCCGGGACAAGGGCGGCGGCGGCAAACTCAATTTTCTGCACTTCAGCATTCTTGAAAGGATGGGAGAGAAGGCCCGAGCCCGCGAGATAATCGACAGGCTCTACAGCGAAGTCTCCTCAAGGGCGGAAGGTATCCTTGACCCGGCCGCAAGAAAGGGGTTTTTAGAAAACGTGGCTTTCAATAGAGAAATAATAAAAGCCTGGCGGAGATTTCGCTAG